A single region of the Demequina sp. genome encodes:
- a CDS encoding HRDC domain-containing protein, with the protein MDGVTLTTMHAAKGLEWDAVFIVGCSEGLLPISLADSADAVEEEKRLLYVAITRAREHLALSYARARREGGKATRKRTRFLESQWPDARPTTVKRQPVSAALGELDAGQVRLFEELKDWRLGIAKSTSKPAFTVLVDVSLVQIARDRPRTLGDLARVNGIGASKLESYGADILEIVGRH; encoded by the coding sequence GTGGACGGGGTGACGCTGACGACGATGCACGCCGCGAAGGGACTCGAGTGGGACGCGGTGTTCATCGTCGGCTGTTCGGAGGGTCTGTTGCCGATCTCGCTCGCCGACTCTGCCGACGCGGTCGAGGAGGAGAAGCGCCTGCTGTACGTCGCGATCACGCGCGCTCGCGAGCATCTCGCGCTGAGCTATGCGCGCGCTCGCAGAGAGGGAGGCAAGGCCACGCGCAAGCGCACGCGCTTCCTCGAGTCACAGTGGCCGGACGCGCGCCCCACCACGGTGAAGCGGCAGCCCGTGTCCGCGGCCCTTGGCGAGCTCGACGCCGGGCAAGTGAGGCTCTTCGAGGAACTCAAGGACTGGCGACTCGGCATCGCGAAGTCCACGTCGAAGCCCGCGTTCACCGTGCTCGTCGACGTGTCGTTGGTGCAGATCGCCCGCGACCGGCCGCGCACGCTGGGCGACCTCGCGCGGGTGAACGGGATTGGGGCGTCGAAGCTCGAGTCGTATGGCGCGGACATCCTGGAGATCGTGGGCAGGCACTAG
- a CDS encoding DUF5679 domain-containing protein produces the protein MADETYSGEFYCVKCKAKREATGKVVISENGRRMAKAECPVCGTKLNRILGKA, from the coding sequence ATGGCTGACGAGACGTACTCTGGCGAGTTCTACTGCGTGAAGTGCAAGGCCAAGCGCGAGGCCACCGGCAAGGTCGTCATCTCCGAGAACGGTCGCCGAATGGCGAAGGCCGAGTGCCCCGTGTGCGGCACCAAGCTCAACCGCATCCTCGGCAAGGCCTAA